The nucleotide window CAGAACATCCCTGAAGCGTACGGACCTTTGTTTGTGAGTCTCAGCAGTGCCGTGTCTGCTCCACGGACGGCCGCAGGGTTCGTGCCCAGTTCTGCGCGCAGGGCCTGGATGTCGGTTTCGTTGGGCAAAGCGTACTCGATGTGCAGGAATGGCGCCAGGCTGTCAGTGTACCCCCATGCGTCCCCGCCTCCAAAGTTGTTGCAGTCGATACCGAAGGAGGCCCAACCAGTCTTGCGGCATGAATCGATCAACGCATTCGAGTTGAGGTCCCACTCAACCCAGCCATTCGGCTGTTCTGTGAAAGGGGTAATTGCGCGTGCCCCCACGATTTCGTTGTAGAGTTCGGCAGCACTAAGAGGGACCGGATCTCGTATCAGTTTGATGCAGACGGAGGGCAAGGCGTTGTGGTCAAACTGGAAGTACTCCAGTTTCGCCGACAGCAGAACGCAGGTGTCAGGTAGCGAATCGAGGCCGAACTTGAGATATGCGCGGTAGTCCCAAGAGAAACCATGGTCACCTGAGAATCGGCCATGTTGCATGAAGCCGTCGGCTTTGCCATAGGACGAGTAGGCATCGACTTCCACGATCCCGGTAACCGTCGCTGGGATATCCACCTCCTCAGCGCTCGCTCGCGCTGCCCATCCTACTACCAAGACACACGCGGAGAGCAACGCCCTGAAGGGTGCGCCGGTCAGCTTGACGACTGGGCTAATACTTCATCCTCCGGTCAGTGACCAAGTCTAGGTCTCGACCGGTTCAATGTCAATGGGCTGCGAGGCTCAGCGCTGGCGGGGAGCTATGACGAGCTTGCGGGAGACGAGAGGGACGGACCCTTGCAGAGTGGCCAGGTAGACACCCGGTGGGAAGCCGCGCAGGTCAAGCTGCGTGATGCCGGATGGGCTAAGGGCGAATGTGCGCACGGCTCTGCCGGCGACATCGCGGATTGTCAGCCTGCGCATTCTCCCTACCGCCAGCGAGCAGCGGACGGTGACGAATCTGCCGCTTGCCGGGCTCTGGGCGAAGGCAAGTTTCGGCAGTGCGACGCTGCTGCTCTGCACCGAATCTCGCGGGGTTTCGCGCGTCCGATTCCCGCCGTGATCGATGGTCTCGGGTTCATGGATGTGGCTGAACCAGACATCATCCAGGTAGATTTCATTCCCGTTCCTTGGCCGAAGGCGAAATGCGACTCTGATTGTATCTCCATCGAATTCGTCGAGTGACACCGAGTAGCGGCAATACTCCGCGGTCCATGTGTTGAGTGACATGATGATGACCGGCGGGTCACTGGTGCTCATTCCTATGATATCGAGTGTGTCCGGCGCCCAGATGGGCGGCGCGGCCCGGACGAAAAACCCCACCGAGTCGTCTCGATACGGGCCTCCTGGGCAGATTGGGCTGCTTATCAGCCAGTCGCTGCTGGCACCCGTCGACTCGCCTGCGCACGACGCGAATCCGGTTCCTGAATGACTGAGGCCCGAGTCGGCCCGACGCGCCCAGCTATAAGGTCCGCCGTCGAGGGACATGAGAGACCAGCCATTCGGCGGGAATCCCAAGGCATCAAACCCGTCTGCGGCGTACGTCGATGCTGGAAACGACCAACATTGGAATCCCGCCGAGTCGTTGGAACGGGTGCCGTCCGCCTTGTCGTCAGCCCACAGCCGGCTGTCCATCATGACGTCTTGAGCTTGTGGTGAGGGCAGGGCGACGCGGACCGTGGCCGTCTCGCCAACCGCGATAGGTTGGACGAGCGTGGATTCACGTGCCAGTCTCAATGATGTGTACGCCCAAAATGCGCCAGAGGCGTGTCGGCCATTGTTTGCCAGGGTCAGTAACGCGGTATCCGCGCCTGCCTTCACAAATGGGTAGGTTGCCAACTCGGCGTGCAGGGCCTGGATATCAGGTTCATCGGACCTGAGATAGACAATCTCCAGTCTTGGGCTCAGGCTGTCGCCGTCGGTCCCGTATGCGGAAGCGCCATCAAGGGAGGAGCCAGGGGCTAAAATGCCCAGCGTTGCCCAGCCTTCTGCTAAGCGCCGCTCCAAAGCCGTCATTCCTGCCCTGCTCAGGTCCAGTTTCACCCATCCGGTGTAGTCATGGACACCCACCGTGTGTACAACAAGGCCGCGGCAGATTGCCCAGTACTGGATAGTATCATTCGACGAACAGGAGTCAGGATTGACGTACGTGACAAGTGCGGTTGCCGGAGACGTGTATTGGTACTGATAGACGCAGAACTGCGCGCTGAGGATTTCGCTGCTATCCGCTATTGGGGTCAGGTCGAACGCGGCGTAGGCGGCACCTTCGGCGGCAGACCCGTACTGCAGTTCCGGAACGTGCCGGTAGTAGTAGGGCTGCCCATGCGGACTGCCGTCTGAGTACGCTATCCATCCAGTTGAGTATGGCTGGCACGAGCCCTGTGACTCGGGACCGCCTGAACGCATAGGCGTGATTTCAGCCGTGAACGTCCCGTTGCCGTTGGAGTAGGTGTGAGATGTGGATGTGCGGAGTTCGGGGATTTCGGTGCCGGCGGGAAGTCGGAACCAGTACGAGTTGAACGTCGGGGCTGCCACTGAGGCTGCGGCAAGGCAACACAACGCCAACCACGGCCATCGCGACGCGGGTGTGGGCGTCCCGTTTCATCTTGCCGTCCGCCTACGGTGCGGCAAGCACGAGCTTGCGGGAGACGAGTGGGACGGACCCTTGCAGAGTGGCCAGGTAAACGCCCGGCGGGAGGCCACGCAGGTCGAGCTGCGTGATGCCGGAGGGGTCGAGGGCGAATGTGCGAACGGTTCTGCCGGCGACATCGCGGATCGTCAGCCTGCGCATTCTCCCCACCGCCAGAGAGCAGCGGACGGTGACGAATCTGCCGGCTGTCGGGTTCGGCTCGAGCGCAAGTTCCTGCTTTGCTACCGTCGCGGCCCGCGGTTCTTGCTTTCCCGGGACGTGGTAGCGGCTGAACCAGATGTCGTCCAAGCAGAAACCATTCCAATCTCCTCGCCCTAGGAAACGGAAACCGACGTATATGGTATCCCCGTCGAATCGGTCGAGAGACACTGCCAGTCGGTGGTAGACCGTGTCGGACGCCGATACCGAATCCAGGTCGAGTACTCGGTCCGCGATGGTCGGTCCGCGCATTGCCCAGACCTGCAGACACAGGGCTGGTGTTGTCTGATAGATGCGGTAGAAGAACCCTAGTGAATCGGGGTCACCTTGCTT belongs to bacterium and includes:
- a CDS encoding choice-of-anchor J domain-containing protein, giving the protein MAAPTFNSYWFRLPAGTEIPELRTSTSHTYSNGNGTFTAEITPMRSGGPESQGSCQPYSTGWIAYSDGSPHGQPYYYRHVPELQYGSAAEGAAYAAFDLTPIADSSEILSAQFCVYQYQYTSPATALVTYVNPDSCSSNDTIQYWAICRGLVVHTVGVHDYTGWVKLDLSRAGMTALERRLAEGWATLGILAPGSSLDGASAYGTDGDSLSPRLEIVYLRSDEPDIQALHAELATYPFVKAGADTALLTLANNGRHASGAFWAYTSLRLARESTLVQPIAVGETATVRVALPSPQAQDVMMDSRLWADDKADGTRSNDSAGFQCWSFPASTYAADGFDALGFPPNGWSLMSLDGGPYSWARRADSGLSHSGTGFASCAGESTGASSDWLISSPICPGGPYRDDSVGFFVRAAPPIWAPDTLDIIGMSTSDPPVIIMSLNTWTAEYCRYSVSLDEFDGDTIRVAFRLRPRNGNEIYLDDVWFSHIHEPETIDHGGNRTRETPRDSVQSSSVALPKLAFAQSPASGRFVTVRCSLAVGRMRRLTIRDVAGRAVRTFALSPSGITQLDLRGFPPGVYLATLQGSVPLVSRKLVIAPRQR